The Pirellulimonas nuda genome includes a region encoding these proteins:
- a CDS encoding secretin N-terminal domain-containing protein: protein MTGNQLRVVLAALMTFAPAAASRGQAPEGSSSLVLQAHTAPAERSEAVRVWAEKLDRSGGRRAAWDDRTGQLILLAEPAVHDQVRGMLAAGGKAPASAPAAAAQSVQLTTLTPQEAHSRLEGLTGRPLPTTWDGSGLWLSFPVRLGDVGGVTVQINRQTGEARVDGPAEEAAAWGRVLQAMDAKTQSPKEATGVVSTRNAPQQRVRQALQAVQAGSVAAPGQVRPVTMLMQAPEGEGGQSPPRAAGETPEEAASLLGPVQIEFVEGLDIIIVRGAQQDVERVMSIIGQIENISAVTVPAIEVYPLENVDSRSMATLLDQVYQQVLGPRTGSVSITPLGKPNALLLIGRTENVQTAIELAKKLDQPVKPETRFRVFPLQHASASDASQLVRDFLDLDDEGNPIDDRGERGALAPRALVVPDFRTNSLIVSASPSDLLEVGKLLGEIDTTQSGAVDEVRIFQLRNTLAEDLKGVLDAAILPPTGDAAGEAGARSASLRLVTIDDQRRLDSGILTGVKISADARANALVVTAPTASMELIAALIAQLDKTPDATAELKVFTIINGDAVALEEMLRDLFGTDEAADIAGVGASSNAIVRLQFSVDERTNSIIAAGGAEDLAVVEAILLRLDDGDNRGRETRVYRLKNSPADEVALSLNELLDAEREAEQAAQLAISPFAQIDREVLIVSELNTNSLIVSATDPEHVKVAKLIDDLDERPPMVLVQVLIAEVRLNDTDEFGVELGLQDSLLFDRSLLSDIQTINTTTNTTTPGGAVTTVEQQTVLSANQQPGFAFNNQPLGNSASTRALSTAASVAAQGLSSFGVNRVNSELGFGGFVFAASSNSISMLLRALQENRRLEVLSRPQIMCLDNQVGFVQVGQSVPTITGVQQNQFGGQTNTVQYRDVGIILQVQPRISVDGQVTMTVQAQKSAVGSEIEGLPISVSPTGEVLRSPRIDITQASTTVSALSGQTVLLSGLLTKSTSDIHRRVPLISDIPLLGDLFRYDSVSQQRTELLIVLTPRIVRDEQDNEQVKQVESARMSWVLCDVINMHGPSGLRSRCDEWGAAEAPSVYPTYIPGEAECQPVYEGMPIEGVPTDGMPVEGMPMEMPIQQPDGAMMPMGDDKSRDAASDQVTPASYASPGGPVRLPAAG from the coding sequence CGACCGCACCGGTCAACTCATCCTGCTGGCCGAACCCGCGGTGCATGACCAGGTCCGCGGGATGCTCGCCGCGGGCGGAAAGGCCCCGGCCTCGGCGCCGGCCGCCGCGGCGCAGTCGGTTCAACTCACCACGCTCACGCCTCAGGAGGCCCACTCTCGGCTGGAAGGCCTGACGGGTCGGCCGCTGCCCACCACGTGGGACGGCTCGGGCCTGTGGCTGTCGTTCCCGGTTCGGCTGGGAGACGTGGGTGGCGTAACGGTTCAGATCAATCGGCAAACGGGCGAGGCCCGCGTCGACGGGCCCGCCGAGGAAGCCGCCGCCTGGGGCCGCGTGCTGCAGGCGATGGACGCCAAGACGCAGAGCCCCAAGGAGGCGACGGGCGTCGTCTCTACCCGCAATGCGCCGCAGCAGCGGGTCCGCCAGGCGTTGCAGGCGGTCCAGGCCGGCTCCGTCGCCGCGCCGGGGCAGGTGAGGCCGGTGACCATGCTCATGCAGGCCCCCGAAGGCGAGGGGGGCCAGTCGCCCCCGCGGGCCGCGGGCGAGACTCCCGAAGAAGCGGCCTCGCTGCTCGGGCCGGTGCAGATCGAGTTCGTCGAAGGGCTCGACATCATCATCGTCCGCGGCGCCCAGCAGGACGTCGAGCGGGTGATGTCGATCATCGGACAGATCGAGAACATCAGCGCCGTGACGGTGCCGGCGATCGAGGTCTACCCGCTGGAGAACGTCGATTCCCGCTCCATGGCTACTTTGCTGGATCAGGTTTACCAGCAGGTGCTGGGGCCGCGGACCGGATCGGTGAGCATCACGCCGTTGGGCAAACCGAACGCGCTGCTGCTGATCGGCCGGACGGAGAACGTGCAGACCGCCATCGAGCTGGCCAAGAAGCTCGACCAGCCGGTGAAGCCAGAAACGCGGTTCCGCGTGTTCCCGCTCCAGCACGCCTCGGCCAGCGACGCCTCGCAATTGGTGCGCGACTTCCTGGACCTGGACGACGAGGGCAACCCGATCGACGACCGCGGCGAGCGGGGCGCCCTGGCGCCGCGGGCGCTGGTGGTGCCCGACTTCCGCACCAACAGCCTGATTGTCAGCGCCTCCCCGAGCGACCTGCTCGAGGTCGGCAAGCTGCTGGGCGAGATCGACACGACCCAGTCGGGCGCCGTGGACGAGGTGCGTATCTTCCAGCTCCGCAACACCCTTGCGGAGGACCTCAAGGGGGTGCTCGACGCCGCGATCCTGCCCCCGACCGGCGACGCGGCCGGTGAAGCGGGCGCGCGTTCGGCGTCGTTGCGGTTGGTGACCATTGATGACCAGCGTCGGCTCGACTCCGGCATCCTTACCGGCGTGAAGATCTCTGCCGACGCGCGGGCCAACGCGCTGGTGGTCACGGCGCCAACGGCCAGCATGGAGCTGATCGCGGCCCTGATCGCCCAGCTCGACAAGACGCCCGACGCCACCGCAGAGCTGAAGGTGTTCACCATCATCAACGGCGACGCGGTCGCCCTGGAAGAAATGCTCCGCGACCTGTTCGGCACCGACGAAGCCGCGGACATCGCGGGGGTCGGCGCCAGCTCGAACGCCATCGTCCGCTTGCAGTTCTCCGTGGATGAGCGCACCAACAGCATCATCGCGGCCGGCGGCGCCGAAGACCTGGCGGTGGTCGAGGCGATCCTGCTCCGGCTGGACGACGGCGACAACCGCGGACGCGAGACGCGCGTCTACCGCCTGAAGAACTCGCCGGCCGACGAGGTGGCGCTGTCGCTCAACGAGCTGTTGGACGCGGAACGCGAAGCGGAGCAGGCGGCCCAGTTGGCGATCAGCCCCTTCGCGCAGATCGACCGCGAGGTGCTGATTGTCTCGGAGCTGAACACCAACAGCCTGATCGTCAGCGCCACCGATCCGGAGCACGTGAAGGTGGCCAAGCTGATCGACGACCTCGACGAGCGCCCGCCGATGGTGCTGGTGCAGGTGCTGATCGCCGAGGTGCGGTTGAACGACACCGACGAGTTCGGCGTTGAGCTCGGCCTGCAGGACTCGCTGCTGTTCGACCGCTCGCTGCTGTCGGACATCCAGACCATCAACACCACCACCAACACCACGACCCCCGGCGGGGCAGTGACCACCGTCGAACAGCAGACGGTGCTCTCCGCCAATCAGCAACCGGGCTTCGCGTTCAACAACCAGCCGCTGGGCAACTCCGCCAGCACGCGGGCGCTCTCTACCGCGGCCAGCGTCGCGGCGCAGGGGCTTTCCAGCTTCGGCGTGAACCGGGTGAACAGCGAGCTGGGCTTCGGCGGGTTCGTGTTCGCCGCGTCGAGCAACAGCATCAGCATGCTGCTGCGGGCCCTGCAAGAGAACCGCCGGCTCGAGGTGCTCAGCCGGCCGCAGATCATGTGCCTCGACAACCAGGTGGGCTTCGTGCAGGTGGGCCAGTCGGTGCCCACCATCACGGGCGTTCAGCAGAACCAGTTCGGCGGGCAGACCAACACGGTGCAGTACCGCGACGTCGGCATCATCCTGCAGGTGCAGCCGCGCATCAGCGTCGACGGCCAGGTGACGATGACCGTGCAGGCCCAGAAGAGCGCCGTGGGATCGGAGATCGAGGGGCTGCCGATCTCGGTCTCCCCGACGGGCGAGGTGCTGCGTTCGCCGCGGATCGACATCACGCAGGCCAGCACCACCGTCAGCGCCCTGTCGGGCCAGACGGTGCTGTTGAGCGGGCTCTTGACCAAGAGCACCAGCGACATCCACCGCCGGGTGCCGTTGATCTCCGACATTCCTTTGCTGGGCGACCTGTTCCGCTACGACAGCGTGTCGCAGCAACGTACGGAGCTGCTGATTGTGCTCACGCCCCGTATCGTCCGCGACGAGCAGGACAACGAGCAGGTCAAGCAGGTCGAGTCGGCCCGCATGAGCTGGGTGCTGTGCGACGTGATCAACATGCACGGCCCGTCGGGCCTGCGGAGCCGTTGCGACGAGTGGGGCGCGGCCGAGGCGCCGAGCGTCTACCCGACGTACATCCCGGGCGAAGCGGAGTGCCAGCCGGTCTACGAAGGGATGCCGATCGAGGGCGTGCCGACCGACGGGATGCCGGTCGAGGGCATGCCGATGGAGATGCCGATCCAGCAGCCCGACGGCGCCATGATGCCGATGGGAGACGACAAGTCGCGCGACGCCGCCTCGGACCAGGTGACGCCGGCGAGCTACGCCTCGCCGGGCGGGCCGGTGCGTCTGCCGGCGGCTGGGTAG